The Methanococcus maripaludis genome has a window encoding:
- a CDS encoding Bax inhibitor-1/YccA family protein, protein MRTSNPALSNDTFTGFNTYGQNQMTINGTVNKTIISLGIVSICAYFSWDVLFFGPYSGILMILTPILGFVMALATIFKKEWAPMTVPFYCVFEGLFLGIISGYFELMYPGIIFQAVIATFGVLFSLLLAYKSKLIRATENFKLGIVAATGGIALIYIISLLLGLFGIPIPLIFGSGPVGILFSLFVVIIAALNLVLDFDFIEQGEKYGAPKYMEWYGAFGLMVTLIWLYLEILRLLAKLRSRD, encoded by the coding sequence ATGAGAACAAGTAATCCTGCTCTTTCAAATGATACATTTACTGGATTTAATACCTACGGACAAAATCAAATGACAATAAATGGAACTGTAAATAAAACAATAATTTCTCTTGGAATCGTATCGATTTGTGCATATTTTTCATGGGACGTATTATTTTTTGGCCCATATTCTGGTATTTTAATGATATTAACTCCAATTTTAGGATTTGTAATGGCACTTGCAACGATATTTAAAAAGGAATGGGCACCAATGACAGTTCCGTTTTACTGTGTATTTGAAGGGCTATTTTTAGGAATTATTTCAGGATATTTCGAGTTAATGTATCCTGGAATTATATTTCAGGCAGTTATTGCAACGTTTGGAGTTTTATTCAGCCTTTTACTTGCGTACAAGTCGAAATTAATCCGTGCGACAGAAAACTTTAAATTGGGAATTGTGGCTGCAACAGGTGGAATTGCTTTAATATATATTATTTCATTACTTTTGGGTTTATTTGGAATACCAATACCGTTAATATTTGGTAGCGGGCCAGTTGGAATATTATTCAGCCTTTTTGTAGTGATAATCGCGGCATTAAACCTTGTTTTGGATTTTGACTTTATTGAACAAGGTGAAAAATATGGTGCACCAAAATACATGGAATGGTATGGGGCATTTGGATTGATGGTAACTTTGATCTGGTTATACCTTGAAATCTTAAGGTTGCTTGCAAAATTAAGAAGTAGAGATTAA
- the msrA gene encoding peptide-methionine (S)-S-oxide reductase MsrA, whose amino-acid sequence MANTETAVFGMGCFWSAEELFRHVDGVISTEVGYMGGNVKNPTYGQVCRGKSGHIEVVKVSYDSKIITYDDLLELFWKNHDPTTPNRQGWDVGEQYSSHIFYFTDEQRIVAEKSLEKMQCYMDLKIVTAIKKASDFFPAEEYHQKYFMKKNNCILNF is encoded by the coding sequence TTGGCAAATACTGAAACTGCTGTTTTTGGCATGGGTTGTTTTTGGAGTGCAGAAGAATTATTTAGGCACGTTGATGGCGTAATTTCAACAGAAGTAGGGTATATGGGTGGCAATGTTAAAAATCCAACGTATGGTCAAGTCTGTCGTGGAAAATCTGGGCATATTGAAGTTGTTAAGGTGAGTTATGATTCGAAAATAATAACTTATGATGATTTATTAGAACTATTTTGGAAAAATCACGACCCGACAACACCAAACAGACAAGGTTGGGATGTTGGGGAACAGTATTCCTCCCATATATTCTATTTTACTGATGAACAACGAATTGTTGCTGAAAAATCCCTTGAAAAAATGCAATGTTATATGGATTTAAAAATAGTAACTGCAATTAAAAAAGCGAGCGATTTTTTCCCTGCTGAAGAGTATCATCAAAAATACTTCATGAAAAAAAATAATTGCATTTTAAATTTTTAA
- a CDS encoding LysE family translocator: protein MIETTQLFYFLIASAALTILPGPDILFVTVQSISRGKWAGISTALGLCTGLIVHTTAAAIGISAIIYNSAVAFTIVKYLGALYLLYLAVTVLCDKSALVSESVVKLDKMALYKKGIFMNLLNPKISLFFLAFLPQFVNLNSGSVSIQMIILGLVFMLQAILIFSAVAVFSSFFGEKILKSQKFGKYINIAKAGIFGVIGIQLALSTK from the coding sequence ATGATCGAAACTACTCAGTTATTTTATTTTTTAATTGCATCAGCTGCACTAACTATTCTTCCAGGGCCGGATATACTATTTGTAACGGTTCAAAGTATATCTCGGGGAAAATGGGCTGGAATTTCAACTGCACTCGGGTTATGTACTGGATTAATAGTTCACACTACTGCAGCCGCAATTGGAATTTCTGCAATAATTTATAATTCTGCCGTAGCATTTACAATTGTGAAATATCTGGGAGCTTTGTATTTATTATATCTTGCAGTAACTGTATTATGTGATAAATCTGCATTAGTTTCTGAATCAGTGGTTAAATTAGATAAAATGGCACTTTATAAAAAAGGAATATTTATGAATTTATTAAATCCCAAGATTTCGTTATTTTTCCTTGCATTTCTTCCGCAATTCGTAAATCTAAATTCTGGAAGTGTTTCGATTCAGATGATAATTTTGGGTTTAGTTTTCATGCTACAGGCAATTTTAATTTTTTCAGCTGTTGCAGTTTTTTCGAGCTTTTTTGGAGAAAAAATATTAAAAAGTCAGAAATTTGGAAAATATATTAATATTGCTAAAGCAGGGATTTTTGGTGTAATTGGGATTCAGCTGGCACTTTCTACAAAGTAA
- a CDS encoding APC family permease, whose product MSSKKLGPCTLSGLIVGPILGSGIVIIPPIVYDILKDYSIFAWVIMMVIGGIFAYFASKLCLKFPGDSGLTEVVGHSFGKSYKDLNAYYLLIALAMGPLVVIMVAGEYLSVLFSNFMFGAEFYSAILMIIGGIILSRNISSVGKISMIISSVISTILVVGGLFTILFYRKEVLFTETAINTIDIGYSFLIMFWSIIGWEILGNYSLEVENPKKTIPTAALLSVIAMSVVYLIVSGALQVLDVEKLGPINPISGLSLILYPLFGDYSSIILSITITGLCLCSFLMLIGGASRLVYAQARAEVFPKIFKYRSKTNAPLSGILLMVFTNFLTLFAVYLDLISLTGIIAAVNAFLISNIIMAAIASIKVFDNLLEKGFAIFLAVSFLSMFLFSSKIVIIIILVMFFGTIANNLKKSNFKLK is encoded by the coding sequence ATGAGTTCTAAAAAATTAGGGCCCTGCACCCTCAGCGGACTTATTGTGGGGCCAATACTTGGATCAGGAATTGTTATAATACCGCCAATAGTTTACGATATTTTAAAAGATTATTCCATATTTGCATGGGTAATCATGATGGTCATTGGTGGAATTTTTGCATATTTTGCAAGTAAATTATGTTTAAAATTTCCAGGGGATTCTGGATTAACTGAGGTAGTTGGTCATTCTTTTGGAAAATCCTATAAGGATCTAAATGCTTATTATCTGCTTATTGCGTTAGCAATGGGGCCATTAGTTGTGATAATGGTTGCAGGTGAATATCTTTCAGTATTATTTTCAAATTTCATGTTTGGAGCAGAGTTTTATTCAGCAATTTTAATGATAATTGGCGGAATAATCCTTTCAAGAAATATTTCTTCGGTAGGTAAAATTTCAATGATTATTTCCTCAGTAATTTCCACAATACTGGTAGTTGGCGGACTTTTTACAATTTTATTTTACAGAAAAGAAGTTTTGTTTACCGAAACTGCGATAAATACAATCGATATAGGATATTCGTTTTTGATAATGTTTTGGTCAATTATTGGCTGGGAAATTCTTGGAAATTACAGTTTGGAAGTTGAAAATCCCAAAAAAACAATTCCAACGGCAGCACTTTTAAGTGTAATTGCAATGTCTGTAGTTTATTTAATAGTTTCAGGGGCCCTTCAGGTATTGGATGTAGAAAAATTAGGACCCATAAATCCAATTTCAGGACTTTCATTAATATTGTACCCGTTATTTGGGGATTATTCAAGCATTATATTATCAATTACGATAACAGGGCTTTGTTTATGTAGTTTTCTAATGTTAATTGGCGGTGCATCAAGATTAGTTTATGCACAGGCTCGGGCAGAAGTATTTCCAAAAATTTTTAAATACCGGTCAAAAACAAATGCTCCTCTTTCAGGAATATTATTAATGGTTTTTACAAACTTTTTGACATTATTTGCAGTATATTTAGATTTAATTTCGCTTACGGGAATAATTGCGGCAGTAAATGCATTTTTAATTAGTAATATAATCATGGCTGCAATTGCATCGATAAAAGTTTTTGATAATTTACTTGAAAAGGGATTTGCAATATTTTTGGCGGTTTCATTCCTGTCAATGTTTTTATTTTCTTCAAAAATAGTAATAATAATTATTTTGGTAATGTTTTTTGGAACTATTGCAAATAATTTAAAAAAGAGTAATTTTAAACTGAAATAG
- a CDS encoding DUF1847 domain-containing protein: MYYCALCNIKACKSGEPEKMPKKCPNSNEIVEKSKELYLKEENEKIAYNSALVESEGYCKLTRIEETILFAKKMNYKKLGIAFCTGLSNEAKVLQNIFLDHDFEVESVICKAGSIPKEFLKITENEKVHEFEFEAMCNPIGQALFLNETKTDLNIILGLCVGHDSLFIKYSKAPVTIIGVKDRVLGHNPLAAIYTANSYYKERLFKNKK, from the coding sequence ATGTATTATTGTGCACTATGCAATATAAAAGCCTGTAAATCGGGCGAACCTGAAAAAATGCCGAAAAAATGTCCAAATTCTAATGAAATAGTTGAAAAAAGTAAAGAATTATATTTAAAAGAAGAAAATGAAAAAATTGCATATAATTCCGCACTTGTAGAATCAGAAGGATACTGTAAACTTACGCGAATTGAAGAAACTATTTTGTTTGCAAAAAAAATGAATTATAAAAAGCTTGGAATTGCATTTTGCACCGGACTTTCAAATGAAGCTAAAGTTTTACAAAACATATTTTTGGATCATGATTTTGAAGTTGAATCAGTTATCTGTAAGGCCGGAAGCATTCCTAAAGAATTCCTAAAAATAACCGAAAATGAAAAAGTTCACGAATTTGAATTTGAAGCCATGTGTAACCCTATCGGCCAAGCATTATTTTTAAACGAAACAAAAACAGATCTAAATATCATACTCGGGCTCTGTGTGGGACACGATTCACTATTTATAAAATATTCAAAAGCGCCAGTTACAATAATTGGTGTTAAAGACCGGGTTTTAGGACATAATCCTTTAGCGGCCATTTATACCGCAAATAGCTACTATAAGGAAAGATTATTTAAAAATAAAAAATAA
- a CDS encoding pyridoxamine 5'-phosphate oxidase family protein, producing the protein MVFKIPKMAREEYDSLIEKNYISRIAFLGPKYPYIAPFLYVFNENNIYFLSTKYGRKIDLLKNNPYVSVEIEKFSEDMSCYKFITLQGKIVPEYHLEKKKEIRNQFVNLIISKNLSNMVLEALGQNPDDPIDSLITADNTYVWKLTEVEDIVALKNSE; encoded by the coding sequence ATGGTGTTTAAAATTCCTAAAATGGCTCGTGAAGAGTACGATTCACTTATAGAGAAAAATTATATTTCAAGAATTGCATTTTTGGGACCAAAGTATCCATACATTGCACCATTTTTATATGTATTTAACGAAAATAATATTTACTTTCTTTCGACAAAATATGGTCGTAAAATTGATCTTTTGAAAAACAACCCCTACGTTTCTGTTGAAATTGAAAAATTTTCAGAAGATATGTCTTGTTATAAATTTATAACACTTCAAGGAAAAATTGTTCCAGAATATCACTTGGAAAAAAAGAAAGAAATTAGAAATCAGTTTGTAAATTTAATTATTTCAAAAAATTTATCAAATATGGTTTTAGAAGCACTTGGACAGAACCCTGATGATCCAATAGATAGTTTAATTACTGCAGATAACACTTATGTTTGGAAATTAACTGAAGTAGAAGACATTGTTGCATTAAAAAACAGTGAATAA
- the nifH gene encoding nitrogenase iron protein gives MVRKIAIYGKGGIGKSTTTQNTVAAMAYFHDKKVMIHGCDPKADSTRLILHGKQQTTMMDTLREKGEEECTPEKVIDVGFCGVKCVESGGPEPGVGCAGRGVITAITLMEQQGVYEDNLDYVFFDVLGDVVCGGFAMPVRDGKADEIYVVASGEMMALYAANNICKGMVKYAEQSGVRLGGIICNSRNVDGELELLQEFCDKIGTQLIHFVPRDNIVQKAEFQKMAVVDFDDSCNQALEYKALAQKIIDNKNLVIPNPMTMDELEELTSKYGFLD, from the coding sequence ATGGTAAGAAAAATCGCAATTTACGGAAAAGGTGGAATTGGAAAATCAACCACCACACAAAACACAGTAGCTGCAATGGCTTACTTTCACGACAAAAAAGTTATGATCCACGGATGTGACCCAAAAGCAGACAGTACAAGGTTAATCTTGCACGGTAAACAGCAAACAACAATGATGGATACATTAAGAGAAAAAGGGGAAGAAGAATGTACTCCTGAAAAAGTTATCGACGTCGGATTCTGTGGCGTAAAATGTGTAGAATCAGGAGGACCTGAGCCAGGAGTGGGATGTGCAGGTAGAGGTGTTATCACTGCAATTACACTCATGGAACAACAAGGTGTTTACGAAGACAACCTTGACTACGTATTCTTCGATGTTTTAGGGGACGTTGTATGCGGTGGATTCGCAATGCCTGTAAGAGATGGTAAAGCAGACGAAATCTACGTTGTAGCATCAGGAGAAATGATGGCTCTTTACGCTGCAAACAACATTTGTAAAGGAATGGTTAAATACGCAGAACAAAGTGGTGTAAGGCTTGGAGGAATCATCTGTAACAGTAGAAACGTAGATGGTGAACTTGAATTATTACAAGAATTCTGTGACAAAATTGGAACACAATTAATCCACTTCGTTCCAAGAGACAACATCGTTCAAAAAGCAGAGTTCCAGAAAATGGCTGTTGTTGACTTCGATGACTCATGTAACCAAGCATTGGAATACAAAGCACTTGCACAAAAAATCATTGACAACAAAAACCTTGTAATTCCAAACCCAATGACAATGGACGAATTAGAAGAATTAACTTCAAAATACGGTTTCTTAGATTAA
- a CDS encoding P-II family nitrogen regulator translates to MKMIRAVVRPSKAEEVVDALAESGCVALTKMDVIGRGKQKGIKIDQIYYDELPKTMLMIVVEDDAAESVVETVTKTAYTGSFGDGKIFISPVEEAYTVRTRSCGL, encoded by the coding sequence ATGAAAATGATTAGAGCAGTAGTCAGACCAAGTAAAGCTGAAGAAGTTGTAGATGCACTCGCTGAATCCGGATGCGTAGCTTTAACAAAAATGGACGTTATCGGAAGAGGAAAACAAAAAGGAATTAAAATCGACCAAATCTACTACGATGAACTTCCAAAAACAATGCTAATGATTGTAGTTGAAGACGATGCAGCAGAAAGCGTTGTTGAAACAGTTACAAAAACTGCATACACCGGAAGCTTTGGTGACGGTAAGATATTCATAAGTCCTGTAGAGGAAGCATACACCGTTAGAACAAGATCATGCGGATTATAA
- a CDS encoding P-II family nitrogen regulator, giving the protein MKEIIAIIRPSKMAATKNVLEGLGFPAMTANRVLGRGKQKAIVGELGFEIDNKELLNQPGDMRYIPKTMMTLIVPDEDASLVVEAIMKVNKSGQYGDGKIFVCPIEDIITVRTSERGESAL; this is encoded by the coding sequence ATGAAAGAGATAATCGCAATAATCCGGCCAAGTAAAATGGCTGCAACAAAAAATGTCCTCGAAGGCCTTGGATTTCCAGCAATGACTGCAAACAGAGTTCTTGGAAGAGGAAAACAAAAAGCAATTGTTGGAGAACTCGGATTCGAAATCGACAACAAAGAATTGTTAAACCAGCCTGGTGACATGAGATACATCCCAAAAACAATGATGACATTAATTGTTCCCGATGAGGATGCAAGCCTCGTAGTTGAAGCAATTATGAAAGTTAACAAATCTGGTCAATATGGTGACGGAAAAATTTTCGTTTGCCCAATTGAGGATATAATCACAGTAAGAACCTCTGAAAGAGGAGAATCTGCACTTTAA
- a CDS encoding nitrogenase subunit alpha, translated as MPFCLLDVDKDIPEREQHVYIKDSKDTNGHCQKCNTTTIPGSMTERGCAFAGVKGVITGAIKDVLQVVHSPVGCSAYGNGTTKRYPTNSTMPDGSTFPVENFNLKHIVGTDLSESDVVFGGMKKLKATIREGAKEYPFVNAIYVYATCTTGLIGDDLDAVCKEMQAELGKDVVAFNAPGFAGPTQSKGHHVGNFTIFEKLVGTKEPLETTDYDINLIGEYNIDGDYWVLEKYFDAMGIRVLSKFTGDACHDELCWMHKAKLSLVRCQRSATYVAKLIEEKYGVPYIKVDFFGPEYCAENLRTVGKFFGKEIEAEAVIKKEMEKIQPEIDFYKSKLQGKKVWISAGGPKSWHLAKPLEEYLGMDVVALSGLFEHEDGYEKMQERAKDGTIIIDDPNTLEMEEVVEKYHPDIVLGGIKEKYFFHKLGVSSVMIHSYENGPYIGFEGFVNLAKDIYTAIYNPAWSLMEFEDEEPGDTNE; from the coding sequence ATGCCATTCTGTTTATTGGATGTAGATAAAGATATTCCTGAAAGAGAACAACACGTTTACATCAAAGATTCAAAAGATACAAACGGACATTGCCAAAAATGTAATACCACCACAATCCCAGGAAGTATGACCGAAAGAGGCTGTGCTTTTGCAGGGGTAAAAGGTGTGATTACTGGTGCAATAAAAGACGTACTACAAGTAGTACACTCGCCTGTTGGATGTTCCGCATACGGAAACGGTACAACAAAAAGATACCCAACAAACTCAACAATGCCTGATGGAAGCACATTCCCAGTTGAAAATTTCAACCTCAAACACATTGTCGGAACAGACTTAAGTGAATCCGATGTTGTATTTGGTGGAATGAAAAAACTTAAAGCAACAATTAGAGAAGGTGCAAAAGAGTACCCATTCGTAAATGCAATCTATGTTTACGCAACATGTACAACAGGTCTTATCGGAGACGACTTAGATGCAGTATGTAAAGAAATGCAAGCAGAACTTGGAAAAGATGTTGTAGCGTTCAACGCTCCAGGATTTGCAGGACCAACACAATCAAAAGGACACCACGTAGGAAACTTCACGATATTCGAAAAATTAGTTGGAACAAAAGAACCTCTTGAAACAACTGATTACGACATCAACCTCATTGGAGAATATAACATCGATGGTGACTACTGGGTTCTTGAAAAATACTTCGATGCTATGGGCATTAGGGTTCTCAGTAAATTCACAGGAGATGCATGCCACGATGAGCTCTGCTGGATGCACAAAGCAAAACTAAGCCTTGTAAGATGCCAAAGATCTGCAACATACGTAGCAAAATTAATTGAAGAAAAATACGGTGTTCCATATATTAAAGTAGATTTCTTCGGACCAGAATACTGTGCTGAAAACTTAAGAACAGTAGGTAAATTCTTTGGAAAAGAAATTGAAGCTGAAGCTGTTATTAAAAAAGAAATGGAAAAAATCCAGCCTGAAATTGATTTCTACAAATCAAAATTACAGGGTAAAAAAGTTTGGATTTCAGCAGGAGGGCCAAAAAGCTGGCACTTAGCTAAACCACTTGAAGAATACTTAGGAATGGACGTGGTAGCACTTTCAGGTCTTTTCGAACACGAAGATGGATACGAAAAAATGCAAGAAAGGGCAAAAGATGGTACAATTATCATTGATGACCCGAACACCCTTGAAATGGAAGAAGTAGTTGAAAAATACCACCCAGATATAGTTCTTGGAGGTATCAAAGAGAAATATTTCTTCCACAAATTAGGAGTATCTTCAGTAATGATACACTCTTACGAAAACGGTCCATACATTGGATTTGAAGGATTCGTAAACCTTGCAAAAGATATTTACACAGCAATCTACAACCCAGCTTGGAGTTTAATGGAATTTGAAGACGAAGAGCCAGGTGATACAAATGAGTGA
- a CDS encoding nitrogenase component 1 yields MSELNVIKKERTSVINPLVTCQPLGAMYAVMGIYRGMPLVHGSQGCSTFVRYGFSRHYREPADIAVTSLHEDAAVFGGRKNLISGLGNLAQRFKPDVMGVVTTCSSEIIGDDVGGFIKTAKQEIIKKMGEEAASKIKIVQINTPSFVEHQYKGYDNAIKAIVDTLAEPKDEENGKLNIVPGIVNPGDIREVKHMLSLMGVEGILLTDTSDPFDSPLRPSVAEKTPYYQKGGTTVAEIQDCANSLGTISLANYASSAPASLEKKYNMPSKVSEAPIGIKNTDSFIRTVKKFTGNDVTEEILDERGIVIDAMADVASRYLFGRTVAIYGDPSITVGMARFITELGMIPKVVCTGAKNDYFIDDLKKVAKESDEDIDALSGQDLRALDVYLKENPVDLLIGHSDGRLMAKDLGIPLYRVGYPVYDRVGYQRRPIIGYNGALNLVDGITNTIIDKYYEPQDWKLQQ; encoded by the coding sequence ATGAGTGAATTAAACGTAATCAAAAAAGAAAGAACTTCAGTAATCAACCCGCTCGTAACCTGCCAGCCATTAGGTGCAATGTATGCAGTAATGGGAATTTATAGAGGAATGCCTTTAGTTCACGGATCACAGGGATGTTCAACATTCGTAAGATACGGATTCTCAAGACACTATAGGGAACCTGCAGATATTGCAGTAACTTCACTTCACGAAGATGCAGCAGTATTTGGTGGAAGAAAAAACCTGATTTCCGGTCTTGGAAACTTGGCACAAAGATTCAAACCTGATGTAATGGGTGTTGTAACAACCTGTTCAAGTGAAATCATCGGAGATGACGTTGGTGGTTTCATTAAAACCGCTAAACAAGAAATTATCAAAAAAATGGGTGAAGAAGCTGCTTCAAAAATAAAAATTGTTCAGATTAACACCCCAAGTTTCGTTGAACACCAGTACAAAGGATACGACAATGCAATAAAAGCAATTGTTGATACCTTAGCTGAACCAAAAGATGAAGAAAATGGAAAATTAAATATCGTTCCAGGAATTGTAAACCCTGGAGACATCAGAGAGGTAAAACACATGCTTTCACTCATGGGAGTTGAAGGTATATTACTTACTGATACATCTGATCCATTTGATTCACCACTCAGACCTTCAGTTGCTGAGAAAACCCCTTACTACCAAAAAGGTGGAACAACTGTTGCAGAAATTCAAGACTGTGCAAATTCACTTGGTACAATTTCACTTGCTAACTATGCAAGCAGTGCTCCTGCTTCACTTGAGAAAAAATACAACATGCCTTCAAAAGTGAGCGAAGCACCAATTGGTATTAAAAATACCGACAGCTTCATAAGAACCGTTAAAAAATTCACAGGAAATGACGTTACTGAAGAAATCCTTGACGAAAGAGGTATTGTAATTGACGCAATGGCAGACGTTGCATCAAGATACTTATTCGGAAGAACAGTAGCAATTTACGGTGACCCATCAATAACAGTAGGAATGGCAAGATTCATAACAGAACTTGGAATGATTCCTAAAGTGGTATGTACCGGAGCTAAAAATGACTACTTTATTGATGATTTGAAAAAAGTAGCTAAAGAATCAGACGAAGATATCGATGCACTTTCTGGACAAGATTTAAGAGCATTGGATGTTTACTTAAAAGAAAACCCAGTCGATTTATTGATTGGCCACTCAGATGGTAGATTGATGGCAAAAGACCTCGGAATACCACTCTACAGAGTAGGATACCCAGTATATGATAGAGTAGGATACCAAAGAAGACCAATCATCGGATACAATGGTGCTTTGAACCTTGTCGATGGAATAACAAATACAATCATCGATAAATACTACGAACCTCAAGACTGGAAACTCCAACAGTAA
- the nifE gene encoding nitrogenase iron-molybdenum cofactor biosynthesis protein NifE has product MVLNLDTENRKTQNGNNCDDFDIEVKIPKSIFEKLKSIEALKARESQMCISGKDDSIPTCDKNSTPGIITQRSCVYGGARVVLMPITDAVHLVHGPVGCAACTWDIRGSKSTGDKLYKNGFTTDLQESDIVFGGEKKLYESILEVHKLYSPGAIFVYSTCVVGLIGDDIKAVCKQAEEATGCRVIPVQSEGFKSFNKSAGHKLACDAMLDYLIGTEEPEEEHPYSINIIGEFNVAGDLWGIIPLYEKMGVKVHTAITGDSTVKKVASAHRSKLNIVQCQKSSNYLAAQMQKKYGIPNLKVNFFGIDETTKSLRAVAEFFGDEEMIKKTEELIKSEVKNLRDEISEYKKDLAGSTVAIYSGAHKSWALVSAFGELDMEIIMSGTQNGKPEDYQKIREHVNEGTLIVDDASSMELVQLLKEYKPDILISGAKEKYLSLKSGVPHCDFNHDRITAFSGFQGFINFARVVHTAVMTPVWKLSRK; this is encoded by the coding sequence ATGGTTTTGAACCTTGATACAGAAAACCGGAAAACGCAAAATGGAAATAACTGTGATGATTTTGACATAGAAGTCAAAATCCCAAAATCCATTTTCGAAAAATTAAAATCTATTGAAGCGTTAAAAGCCCGAGAATCGCAAATGTGTATTTCGGGAAAAGACGATTCAATTCCTACATGTGACAAAAACTCGACCCCAGGTATAATTACCCAGAGATCCTGTGTATACGGGGGAGCAAGAGTTGTTCTGATGCCTATAACTGATGCAGTACATCTCGTACACGGGCCAGTAGGCTGCGCAGCATGCACTTGGGATATTCGTGGAAGTAAATCTACAGGAGATAAACTTTATAAAAACGGATTCACAACTGATTTGCAGGAATCAGATATTGTATTTGGAGGGGAAAAAAAGCTTTATGAATCCATTCTGGAAGTACATAAGCTTTACAGCCCTGGTGCAATATTTGTTTACTCCACTTGCGTAGTAGGCTTGATTGGAGATGATATCAAAGCAGTTTGTAAACAGGCAGAAGAAGCAACAGGTTGTAGAGTTATTCCGGTACAGTCAGAAGGGTTCAAAAGCTTTAATAAATCTGCAGGTCACAAACTCGCATGTGACGCAATGCTTGACTATTTAATTGGCACAGAAGAGCCAGAAGAAGAGCACCCTTACAGTATTAATATAATTGGAGAATTCAATGTTGCAGGAGACCTCTGGGGAATTATTCCATTATATGAAAAAATGGGTGTAAAAGTACACACTGCAATTACTGGAGACTCAACTGTCAAAAAAGTTGCAAGTGCGCACAGATCTAAATTAAATATAGTCCAATGTCAAAAATCATCTAATTACTTAGCTGCCCAAATGCAGAAGAAATACGGAATACCTAACCTCAAAGTGAATTTCTTTGGAATCGACGAAACTACAAAGTCCTTAAGGGCAGTTGCAGAATTTTTCGGTGACGAAGAAATGATTAAAAAAACCGAAGAATTGATAAAATCAGAAGTTAAAAATCTTCGAGATGAAATTTCGGAATACAAAAAAGATCTAGCTGGTAGTACTGTTGCGATATATTCCGGAGCCCACAAATCTTGGGCACTGGTAAGCGCATTTGGTGAACTCGACATGGAAATTATCATGAGCGGTACCCAAAACGGAAAGCCAGAAGATTACCAAAAAATCAGAGAGCATGTCAATGAAGGTACATTAATTGTAGACGATGCAAGTTCAATGGAACTTGTACAACTTCTCAAAGAATACAAACCTGATATATTAATTTCTGGAGCTAAAGAAAAATATCTATCCCTGAAAAGTGGAGTTCCTCACTGTGATTTCAATCACGACAGGATAACTGCATTCTCAGGTTTTCAGGGTTTCATAAATTTTGCAAGAGTTGTACATACCGCAGTTATGACGCCAGTGTGGAAACTTTCTAGAAAATGA